CATGTGCTCGCCCACCCGCGCTGCGCTGCTCACGGGGCGCAACCCTCACGAAGTGGGCTTCGGCGTCATCAGCGAAGAAGCGGCACCCGCCCCAGGCTATAATTCGGTCATTCCGCGTTCGGCGGCAACGTTTGCCGAAGTGCTCGGCATGAACGGCTATAACACGGCGATGTTTGGCAAGCATCACAACGCGCCGCTATGGGAGGACACGCCCGTCGGCCCGTTTGATCATTGGCCTACCGGGCTTGGCTTTGACTATTTTTACGGCTTCCTCGGCGGTGCGACCAACCAGTTCGCACCCGCGCTCTATGAGAATCGAGAGTGGAGGGAGGCACCGCAGGACGATCCGAACTACATCCTGGATCGTGATCTGGCCGACCACGCCATAAAGTGGATGAATACTCAGCGTAGCGTGAGTCCCGATGCGCCGTTCCTGATCTATTACGCGCCCGGTTCCGCGCACTCGCCCCATCAGGCACCGCCTGACTGGATCGCCCGCTTCAAGGGTCATTTCGATCAGGGGTGGGACAAGGTTCGCGACGCAAGCTTTGCACGCCAGAAAAAGACCGGCGTCATCCCCTCGACCGCTGCCCTGACGCCGCGCCCGCCCGTGATCCCCGCCTGGGACTCACTGACCCCGGACGCAAAGCGCGTGGAGGCCCGCATGATGGAAATCTATGCCGCGCAACTCGCCTTCGCCGACGATCAAATCGGTCGTTTGATCCAGGCGGTGAAGGACAATGGCGACTTCGACAACACGCTGATCGTCTTCATTCAGGGCGACAACGGCGCCAGCATGGAGGGGTCCCCGATCGGAACGATGGACGAGATCGCCCGCGGCAAGAACGCAATGCCCGACACGCTGCAGGATCAACTTGCCAGGATCGACGACTTTGGAACGAAGCACTCATGGAACAATTACGGGATCGGCTGGGCGTGGGCGATGAACACGCCCTTTCAATGGGGCAAAGCGATTGCCTCGCACCTGGGCGGCGTGCGCAACGGTATGGTCGTGAGCTGGCCGAGGGGGCTTCAGAAGCCGGGACAGATGCGGACCCAATTCACGAACGTGACCGACATCGCGCCAACACTCTACGAGGCGGCGGGCATCGCCATTCCCGAATCCGTTCATGGGGTGAAGCAGATGCCGCTGGCGGGCACCAGTTTGGCGTATACTTTCCGACAGCCGAACGCCGCCAGCCGGGACGAAGAACAATATTGGGAACTGCGGGAAAATATCGCCTTCTACGAGAAAGGTTGGCTCGCCGCGACGACGCCCCGGGTGATGCCGTGGGATAAGGAGGCGCCTCCAGCAAGCGGCACGCCCGTCGAGTGGCAGCTCTACGACCTGAACAGCGACTTCAGTCAGTCGCGCGACCTCGCCGCGAAAAACCCGGCCAAACTTGCCGAATTGAAGCAGGCTTATGCGGCGGTCGCGGCGCGCAATCAGGTTGGCTTGCCCGCCGGGGTGTCGGCGGCGGCGGCGCGTCCGTTTCTTTCCAACGGGCAGACCCGCTTCGTATACCGAAACAGCGACCAGCGTCTGTCGCGGTACAGCTTTGCCAATATCATGAACCGATCGTGGCAGGTGACAGCCGACATCGTCGTTCCCGAAACCGGCGGCGACGGTGCCCTGGTCGCGCAAGGCAGTCGGCTGGGCGGCTGGGGGTTACTTATGATGAACGGGCGACCCGCCTTCCTGTACAACGCCTCGATCCTCGACCGTGACAAGACGCGCATCACCGGCGGCGACGTGCTGAAGCCGGGCGCACACAAGATCGTCGCTGATATCGTGTACGACGGCGGTGGTCGCGGAATGGGCGCAAGCGTTCGCATCCTGATCGACGGACGGGAAGTATCGCGCGGTCGCGTGCCCCGCACGATCGGCGCTCTTCTCGTCAGCGAAGGCGGTGCGTCGATCGGGCGCGATTACGGAACGACGCTGTCCGACGATTATGCCAGCCCGTTCGTTTATCCCGGCACGATCGACAAGGTCGTGATCGATGTGGGGCCGACCCGCTGACAGCTGACACCACTCAGCTTGGGCGGCTGAGCGGGGTGCTTTGAAAGTCTGACGATCGACGAGATGGCGTTCGAGATTGAAGTGGTAGTGGACGGTCGCATGGACGCTGACGAACCTCTGCAGCGTCTTCATTCGTCGAACGGGAGCATTGCTCGCTCGCGTCATCGGAACGGCAGGTGGCTGTTCCCGACCCTGTTGGCCCAGCGTCCACCTCCTGCTTCTCGGCGCAGCATGGTTGGGCTATGACCGCTTCGTCGCACAGGGCGGCGATTGGGGCGCGATTGTCACAGAGCAGATCGGCGTCCAAGCGCCCCCTGGACTTCTCAGCATTCACGCCAACATGCCTTCGGCCGTGCCCGCGGAAGTGGCAAGCGCTCTGCACTCCGGCAACGGGCCGCCGGCGGAACTTTCGAGCGAGGAGCGCCAGGCGTTCGAGCGCATCAGCTTCTTCTTCGCCCATGGCGTGTCGTACGCCCAGCTAATGGCGAACCACCCGCAGACGCTGTACGGCCTTGCGGACTCCCCGGTGGGGCTCGCGGCCTGGTTCATCGATCACGATCTGCGCAGCTATCGGCTTATCGCCCGCGTGTTCGCGGACGAACATGAGGGGCTCACGCGCGACGACATACTCGATAATATCACTTTGACCTGGCTGACCAACTCGGCAATTTCCGGAGCGCGCCTGTATCGCGAGAACAAGCTTCCCTTCTTCGCCCCGATGGGCGTCAAAGTTCCGGTCGCAATTACCGCCTTTCCGGACGAGCTTTACCAGTGTCCGCAAAGCTGGGCCGAGCGGGCCTATCCTAACCTCATCCACTATAATCAGGTGGAAAAGGGCGGGCATTTCGCGGCGTGGGAGCAGCCAGCGATCCTGACACAGAAACTGCGAGCAGCCTTCCGCTCGCTGCGCTGATTATGACGCGGGCGGCACGAGTCTGGGCGACGTCCGCCCATGTTATTATTTGGAGTATCTATGCGGCGTCGGGGGCAGGTTGAGCCAGCTTGGTTGCATCATGCGGCTGGCTCGACGCTCATGCGTTAACCGTTTAGCCGAATTGCGATAAAGCCCGTTTCGGGCTTATCCTGTTGCGACGGAAGGGCCTGATTGAACGATGCAAAGAATCGCGGTTTTGATCATCGACGATTCGGTCACAATTCGCGCGATGATGGAGCAGGTTCTGCTTCACGATCATCAATTCGAAGTGGCCGGTATCGCTTCCAGCGTGGACGAAGCGCGGCAGATGATGCGTACCATTTCTCACGACGTCGTGACGCTCGACCTGTCGATGCCGGATATCGGCGGCCTCGAATTTCTTGACGAGCTGTCGACCCGGACTCACGCGCCGATCGTCGTGGTCTCTTCGTCCACCAGGAGCGAAAGTCCCGCAGCAGCTGAGGCGCTGGAACATGGCGCATTTGCCTGCTTCGACAAGGCAAGGCTGGTCGCCGACGTGCGTGGTTTCCTTGGCGTTCTGCGAAAGGCGGCGACCGGGAAGAAGCGCGCGCAATAATCCGCCGGCTCATCCCCCATATTTCGGGGACACAATATTAAATGTCCGGCTTTGCACAACGATGACGTTTGCACCCCCCTAATCAACAACCTGCTGAAGCATCTCGTCGATCAGGCGTTGATCCTGATCGAGCACCCAGCATTCGGCCAGCAGGGAATCCCTGACGGCATAGATCAGCGTGCGGTCGATCTCGACCGGACGTCCCCCGATCGAAATCTCCTCGCGCGCCAGGATCACGCCGCGCGTGGCGCCCGCGGCTATGTCGCTGATCTCGATCAGGCGTCGCCGCGACCGGCGGGAGAAATCCGCCAGTACGGCCAGCGCTGCACCCTTGCCGCGATGCACGCCGGCCAGCGGGCTCGTCCCGAAATAATGAAGCGTGAAGTCGTCATGATAGCATGACATGATCGCCTGCAGGTCCCCGGCACGCCATGCCGCGGCGTAGCGCGTCAGGACGGTGAGGATGTCGTCGCTTGCACTATCATCCATCGCCGATCCCTTTCGTCAACTTGATGCAACAACCTTGACCGAATAGCCGCACGGCTTTCGCAGGATTGTACCGAAATTCCGCTAATTAATTGATTGTCGAGGATAAATTACAGAATTTTCAGCATATCGCCGCACCAAAGATATGACACGACCGGTGTCCCATATCTCCCCCATTCTTCACCGCCCTGGTTGATTCAAGCGCCGTTCGACCGCCGCTAGCACAGCAATCATGGCAACACGCGTTCCAAACTTTAAACCGACTCACGTCCTGGACCGCAACCCGGGCGAGTATCGCGCCCCGCTCGCTACTCGGCCAGCCGATCGCCTGTTGCGCCATCGCCGGTTCCGCGCTTCAAGGCGCTGCCCAAACAAAGCGGACTGAGGCGGAATCGATGAGCAATCTCTACAGCCGGCTCGCCGCTTGCTTTCCAAACGATACCAAGCCGTTCGCACATCTATCCGACGGCAGGGTCGTCACTTATGGCGACCTGGAGATCGAAACGGCGCGCTACGCCAACGCGTTGACTAAACTGGGCGTCGCGATCGGCGATCGGGTCGCGGTGCAGGCGGAAAAGAGCATTGAGTTGCTGATCCTCTACCTTGCCTGCGTTCGTGCGGGTGCGGTGTTTCTGCCGCTCAACCCGGCCTACACGGCGGGCGAGCTCGACTATTTCATGCGCGATGCCGAACCTGCGTTGTTCGTGTGCGATCCCGCCAGCCAGACCCGGATCGAAACGCTCGCGGCGGCTGCCGGAATCGCCCGGGTCGAAACGCTCGATGCGTCGGGCGGCGGATCGCTGCCGGCGATCGCTGCGTCGCAGCCCGCCCTGTTCGAGACGGTCGAGCGCGACGACGATGATCTCGCGGCGATCCTCTACACCTCGGGAACGACGGGCCGGTCCAAGGGCGCGATGCTCAGCCACGATAATCTCGCCTCCAACGCCTTTACGCTGAAGGAGTATTGGCGCTTCACCGGCGATGATGTGCTGCTCCACGCGCTGCCGATCTTCCACACGCACGGCCTGTTCGTCGCGACCAACATCATGCTCGCCGCTGGCGGATCGATGCGCTTCCTGGCCAAATTCGATGCCGAAGCGGTGCTGCGCGAATTACCGCATGCGACGGTCATGATGGGCGTGCCGACCTTCTATATCAGATTGCTGGGCGAGCCGCGCTTCACGCGCGATCTGGTCGGCCATATCCGCTTGTTCGTGTCGGGCTCGGCACCGCTCTCCGCCGACATCCATCGTGAGTTTGCGGGCCGTACCGGGCACGCGATCCTCGAACGCTATGGCATGACCGAAACCAACATGAACACGTCGAACCCCTATGACGGCGACCGGCGCGCCGGCACGGTGGGTTTCCCGCTGCCCGGCGTATCGATCCGCACCGTCGATCCCGAAAACCACGCGCCGCTGGCGCAGGGCGAGGTCGGGATGATCGCGATTGCCGGTCCCAACGTGTTCAAGGGATATTGGCGAATGCCCGAAAAGACCGCAGCGGAATTCCATGACGGGCATTTCCTGTCCGGCGATCTGGGTTTGATCGATGACCGCGGTTACGTCTCGATCGTCGGCCGGGCCAAGGACCTGATCATTTCGGGCGGTTACAACGTCTATCCGGCAGAGGTCGAAACCGCACTCGACGAGCTTGAGGAAATCCATGAATCGGCGGTGATCGGCGTGCCGCACCCCGATCTCGGCGAGGGCGTGGTCGCGGTCGTCGTGCCGCGCGAAACCGGATTTGCCGATTCCGGGCGGGTCAAGGCGTTGCTGGCGGACAGTCTGGCGCGCTTCAAACAGCCGCGCCGTATCGTCTTTGTCGATGCCCTGCCCAAGAACGCGATGGGCAAGGTGCAGAAGACCGTGCTGCGCGCCGACTATGGGGACAGTTTTACGGGTTAGGCATCCGCGTGACCTGGATATGCACTGCGCGCCACTCGCCCTTGATGCGGCGGAAGGTGTCGGAAAAGCGGAAGCGGCTGGCGAAGCTCTTGCCGCCCGAACTGCCCTTCAACAGCGTTTCCGCGCCGACCACACCGGCATCCGGACCCAGTTCCGTCACCGTGCGGTCGACCAGCACGATCGGCTCGAAGCGGTCGTCGGGTGCGGTCCACCCTTCGATGAAGTCACGCTTGCCGAGCCGCTTGCCCGATCCGTCGATGAACACCAGATCGTCGGACACCATCCGTTCGAGCGCGGCGCCATCCTTGGTCAGCTGCGCCTGGTCGAACCTATCCGCGAAGGCGACCAGCGTGTCGGCAGCGCGATCCGCCGGCGCGGCGAGGGGGGGTGACGCCGTGGCGAGCGCAAGCATCGAAATCAAAAGCTTCATCGTCGATTCCCCGGTTCGGTCGGCTTGTTGTGACAGCGTCGTCCGGGCATTCAAGGCACTCGCTTGAAATCGGAGATCCAGTTCACTTCCCAGGTCTTGCCCGCATCGCCGGAAAAGGATTGTTCGATCCGGAACGCCTTGTCGACCACCGGAGTGAAGATGAAGCGCACGAAGATCTGGCGGTCGCCGAGCGTGTCTTCATTGTAGAATTCACCGCGCCCGCTGGCGTCGAAACCGCCGATCATCGCCCGTGTGATCCCGCCGTCGCGGCTGCTCGCCCAGCTGACCTTCCATTGATGCGATGCCGGATCGTAGAGCCTGAGGCTCAGGCCTTCGATCTGCCCGGCTGGACCCGACACATTGAGCTCGCCGAGATTGGCCTTGCCGCCCCACACTTTGCGCACCACCGAGCTGCCGTCATACTCGACCCATTCGGTTGATCCGGTGAGTGGTTTGGTGCGGCGCGCGATGTGCGCGGTCCATGATCCGAACTCGAAATCGAAATCGCGGCTCCCGTCGCGCAAGACCGGCATGACTCGCCCGTCGGGCCGTGCCGTCGGTGCGGTGGACTGGGCGATCGCCGGCGCCGGTTGAAGCGCGACGATCGCACTGGCGATCAGCGTCCGGATCGAAAGTCGGGCGATCTTGCCCATGGGGATTTCCTAATGTTGGCGGTGAGGGTGCGCGTTCAGCCGTCCAGGCGGCTGAAGACGCCGTCGCGCTGCGCCTTGGTGTGGCAGGCCATGCAGCGCGTGACGCCCTGAGCCCCCGTGACGGCGACCTCGGTCCGGCTGTCGCCGAGGAATTCGATGAAGCGCCAGCCGTCGCGCCTCTTCTCCATCACGTCGACCAGCATGCGGGCACCGGGCTGGATACTGCCCGGACCGGTCTTCGGTGCATGCAGGTCGAACGCGATGACCGAACCGAGCGGGAACGCACCCGTTCGATAACCCGTCATCGCGGGCTGATTGGCATAGATATGATGGATGCCGGCATATTTCGGAAAGGAAGGATTGCCTTCGCCGACATAGCTGCTGGTGACATGAGTCCATTCGCGAAAGCCTTGCGGGTAGGCGACCTCGCTATCGTCGCTTGCGCCGATCGTCAGCGTGGCGATGCAACCGAGCAGGATGATCTTGAAAGCGGTCATGGCTCTGGATGCGGTGCCGCTTGGCGACCGACAACGACCACTTCGATGAATTTCGACGAGACCACTTGGCCCGCCTGGCAAGGCCGCCGTCATCCGGCTTTGAGCGCAGGAATCGGATTTGGGTGCGGCGCGTGGCGTCGTAGCGCCACCGACCCGACCATCGGCGAGAGACTTTCGGATGACATTTGCGAACCCGGGCAGTTCATGCGGCCCAGGCACTTCACGCGGACCGCCGAAAGTGGACCGGGTAAAACAGCCCATAGTGGACATTGTCCGGAGCGTTTGGCCGATCCACGTCTCGCACCCGGAGGGCTGGTCAATTGGCCCCGCCCGTATCGCGGCACCGTCAGTCACTCAGCGCCATCAACTGCCCCGGCGGAACGGAAAGTCATCAATGCGCCACCGCTTTTTCCGCCCGTCCATGATCATGCATCCGGCCTTGCTGCTTTGCGGTGTTGCCGCCGGACTATCGCCAATGCCCGGCCTGGCGCAGGAAATTGTGGCGCTTCCCGCGACGGTCGAACGTCAGAAGCTCGACGATGCCTGGTGGACCGGGCCGATGATGGCCAATTCGGCGGCGACCCTGCCGCGCGGTCATGCGCTGATCGAGACGTATGTCTATGACCGGATCAACGCGACATCGCACGGCTTCGGCTCGCTGACCTATCTGCTCTACGGGATCACCGACGGTGTGACGCTGGGCGTGAAGCCGTCATTCGGTTTCAATGCGGTGAAGAATGGCCGCGATGGTTCGGGCGTCGGTTTTGGCGACCTGACCTTTTCGGCGCAGCTTCGCCTGACCTCGTTCGACGCCGCGAAATCGATTCCGGCGATCGCCGTGTCGTTGCAGCACAGCCTGCCCACCGGAAAGCATGACCGGCTCGGTGACCGGCCGGGCGATGGGCTCGGCAGCGGCGCCCACACCACCACGCTATCGCTCTATGCGCAGCATTATTTCTGGCTGCCCAATGGCCGCATCTTCCGGGCCCGGCTGAATGTCTCGAATGCCTTTTCCAGTAAGGCGACGCTGAACGATGTCAGCGTGTACGGCACCGGGGACGGCTTTCGCGGCCACGCCATGCCGGGCGGGTCCTTCACCATCGGCCTGTCCGGCGAATATAGCCTGACGCGAAGCTGGGTGCTGGCGCTCGACCTGATCCGTAATCATGAAGGGCCGACGCGTGTGGCCGGTTTCGATATTCGCGATTTGGCCGATCCGCTGCCGGTCCGCTATCGCTCCAACGTGAGCACGACCTTCGCGATCGCGCCGGGCGTCGAATATAGCTGGAAAGCCAATCTCGGCATCCTGTTCGCGGCGCGTTTCATTCCGAAGGGGCGTCACAACAGCGCCTCGATCACGCCGGCGGTGGCAATCAATTACGTCTATTGAGCCGGCGGCGCTTCCCGCATCACATCATGGACCAGCGCCATGGCGCGGCGCATCGCCGGCAGGTCCATCGATCCCAGCCCGAACACCAGCCCGGCATGGCTCGCCGCGCCAAGATAATATCGCCGCAAGCTGCGGATCTCGACATTGCGCCGCGCCAGCGTCGCGATCACCGCGTCGACATCGATCGCCCCGTTCGACAGGGCGGTCACATGCATGCCGTAAGCCGACTCGATCGGATCGAGCCAATCGGCGAAGTCGTCGCGCAACAGGTCGAGCAGCAACTGCCGGCGCTCGCCATAAAGGCGCCGCATCCGCGCGATGTGACGCGTCAGATGCCCGCCAGCGATGAAGCCGGTCATCGCCGTCTGGGCCGGCAGCGAGCAGGGCCCGTCGATGCAGATCTTCGCGGTGACCAGCGCTTGCGTCGCCCAGGATGGGGGCAGGACGAAACCGAGCCGGATATTGGGCAAGGTCGATTTGGAGAAGGTGCCGACATAGAACACGACGTCGTCCTCGTCGGCGCTCTTCAGCGCCTTGATCGGCCCACCCTTGGCGCGGAACTCCCCGTCATAATCATCCTCGATGATGATCGCCCCATGATCGCGCGCGAACTGGATCAGCGCCGCGCGGCGCTTTTTCGACAGCGTCGATCCAAGCGGAAACTGATGTGAAGGGCTGACGCAGATGATGTCGATATCGGCCGGCAATTGCCCGACGATCATGCCCTCGGCATCGACCTCTACCGGATACAGCGTCGCGCCGGCCGCGGCGAAGGGAATGCGCGTCGGCCCGTAACCCGGCTCCTCGACCGCAACCCTGGTGCGGCCCGGATCGACCAGGATCCGCGCGAGCAGGTCGAACGCTTGCTGTGCCCCGCTGGTGATGATCAGGTCGTCGGCATGACATGCGACCCCGCGCATCACCGACAAATGCATCGACACCGCCGAGCGCAGATCGCGGTCGCCCTGCGGATCGCCATAGTTGAACGGTGCCCGCTCGAATGCGCGCTCCTTTTGCGCGGACACTCGGCGCCAGATGTCGAACGGAAAATTCTTCAGGTCGACCAGGCCCGGGCGAAAATCGAACCGCTCGCCCTCCGGTGCCGGGACGATCGCGCTGCGGTCATCGAAGAAACCAAAGGCCGATGTCACGTCGTGCCGGAACCAGAACGGGTTCAGCCGATGTTCCGGCACTGGCGTGTCCGCCGCGCGCGCGGCGGGAAGCGATGGCGGGCTGTCCGCGACATAAGTGCCCGACCCGTGCCGCGCGGTCAGATACCCTTCGCCAAGCAACTGGTCATAAACACCGACGACGGTCGTCCGCGCCATGCCGAACAATGTGGCCGACTGGCGGCTCGAGGGCAGCTTGGTACCCGGCTTCAACTCGCCGCCGACAATGGCCGCTTTCAGTTGCTGATGCAGGCGACGTGCCCGATGCGGGGTTTCCGCCGATCCGATATCCAGCTCGATCTCAAAGATTTCCACACATTGGTCCCGCTTGAGTCACGCCGAGCGGCATTGAGTGAACGACAATGCTGCCGCCATTACAATGCCGCTGACGGCGAACGGCCCGGTCGGCCGGTCGGGTGTCGCCCGGCGACCTCCGTTCGTTTCGTGCGAAGTCGAGAAACGGGCCATAAGCGTTGCGCGGCATCTTGCATAAACTATTGATATCATGAAATATATGCGGTTCGCGTCACGAGTCTCGCCTTGGAGATACGCAACGTTACGGTGTCCCATATCTCTCCGCGTACCCGCAAAAGATGTGGCACAACCGGTGTCCCATATCTCTTACAACTGTCCACGGCTGCCGCCGGCCAATGATTCAACCGCCATCGGCCACCCGCTATCTCGGCAAATGTGCATAGGCGTCCCTCAGAACCCAAAGCCGTTTGGGCGGAACTGCCAGCAGTGGCTGGCTTCGGCTGTCCATCGCTTGCGGTCCAGCCATTCAACGATCGCCCACGCAAAGTCCCCCCACCCCTTGCGATACCGCCCCGCGCCCGTCACACTTGCCTGCTTCGACTGTAACGAGGTGCCGATGTCCGCAAACACGACCGTGAATTCGTCGCCGACGGTCGAGGGCAAGCGCTACGTCACCTTGCCCGCTCGGCCCGAGCCGTTGCGTGTCGCGGTCGATGAAACCGCGATCGTCGTGATCGACATGCAGAACGCCTATGCCTCGCCCGGCGGTTATGTCGATCTTGCCGGGTTCGACATCTCCGGCGCGGCGGGCGCGATCGATCGGGTCGCGGCGGTGCTCGATACCGCGCGGCACGCCGGGGTGCAGATCGTCTATCTGCAAAATGGCTGGGACCCGGACTATGCCGAAGCCGGCGGCCCCGGCTCGCCCAACTGGCACAAGTCGAACGCGCTGAAGACGATGCGCGCGCGGCCCGAATTGCACGGGCGATTGCTCGCGCGCGGCGGCTGGGATTATGAGATCGTCGATGCGCTGACCCCGCAACCGGGCGATCTGCGCGTGCACAAGACACGCTATTCCGCCTTCTTCAATTCGCAACTCGACAGCACGCTCCGCGCACGCGGCATCCGCAACATCGTGTTCGTCGGCATCGCCACCAATGTCTGCGTCGAAAGCACGCTGCGCGACGGCTTCCACCTCGAATATTTCGGCGTGATGCTGGAGGATGCGACGCATCATCTCGGGCCGGACTATTTGCAGGCCGCGACCGTCTATAATGTCGAGAAATTCTTCGGCTGGGTGTCGACCGTGCCCGATTTCTGCGGCACGTTCGGGCAAATCGCCGACAGCGATCCAGCTACCACCACCCGTTCACCCTGAGCTTGTCGGGCCGCAGGCCAACGTCGTTCTTCTTTTCGACCGTCGGAAGAAGAAAGAACGGTGCTTCGACAAGCTCAGCACGAACGGAAGATAGGAAGCCCAAATGCCCTTTACCCCGATCAACCCGTCGCAATTCCCCACCCCGATCGCGCCCTATTCGGCTGGCGCCAGGGCAGGTAACACCGTCTATGTCTCGGGTGTGCTCGCGCTCGGCGAAGGCGGCGCGGTGCTGCATGTCGGTGATGCGGCGGCGCAGACCCGCCATATTCTCGACGTCATCAAGATCACGCTCGAGGCCGGCGGTGCGACGCTGGAGGACGTGGCGATGAACCATATCTTCCTCAAGGATCTGGCCGATTATGCCGCGTTCAATGCGGTCTATGCCGAGTATTTTCCCGGCGCGAAGCCCGCGCGCTACTGCATTCGATGCGATCTGGTGAAGCCCGATTGCCTGGTCGAGATCGCCAGCGTGGCACATATCAGTTGATGCCCGAGGCCGCGGGTCTTTATTACGAAACCCAAGGCTTCATAGATGCGCCGCCGCTTATCCTGTCGTCGGGCATGGGCGGATCGGCGAGTTACTGGCGCCCGAACATCGCTGCGCTCACTGAGCATTTTCACGTCATCGCTTATGATCATCGCGGTACCGGGCGTTCGGACCGAACGGTCACGCCGCGCATCGAAAGCATCGGCGACGATATGCTCGCGCTGATGGACGCGCTGAATATCCCGAGCGCCTCGATCATGGGGCACGCCATTGGCGGCATGGGCGGTCTCGCGCTCGCGCTCGATGCGCCGGCGCGGGTCGATCGGCTGGTGGTGGTCAATGGCTGGGGGCAGCCCGATCCCTATACCGCACGTTGTTTCGACACGCGGCTGAGCCTGCTGCGTCATGGCGGTGTGCGTGACTATGTCCACGCACAGCCAATCTTTCTCTATCCACCGCAATGGATCTCCGATCATCATGCGGAACTGGAGGAGGAAGAGGCCGCGCATATCGCAGCCTTCCCCGCCGAGATGGTCGAGCAGCGCATCCTCGAAGCGGTGCGCTTCGATGTGATGGAACGTCTCGCGAAACTGGTCGTGCCGACGCTGCTGCTCGCAAGTGGCGATGACGGGCTGGTGCCGCCGGGTTGTTCCCAATCGCTCGCAGACGCCATCCCCGGCGCCCGGCTCGAGACCATGAAATGGGGCGGCCACGCATGCAACGTCACCGATCCCGATACCTTCAACGCACTCATTCTCGATTTTCTGAGGAGCTAAGCCAATGCAGGTCGGAGTCTTCGTCCCCATCAACAATAATGGCTGGCTGATCAGCGAGAACGCGCCGCAATATATGCCGAGCTT
This portion of the Sphingomonas sp. So64.6b genome encodes:
- the rutB gene encoding pyrimidine utilization protein B, with the protein product MSANTTVNSSPTVEGKRYVTLPARPEPLRVAVDETAIVVIDMQNAYASPGGYVDLAGFDISGAAGAIDRVAAVLDTARHAGVQIVYLQNGWDPDYAEAGGPGSPNWHKSNALKTMRARPELHGRLLARGGWDYEIVDALTPQPGDLRVHKTRYSAFFNSQLDSTLRARGIRNIVFVGIATNVCVESTLRDGFHLEYFGVMLEDATHHLGPDYLQAATVYNVEKFFGWVSTVPDFCGTFGQIADSDPATTTRSP
- the rutC gene encoding pyrimidine utilization protein C; translation: MPFTPINPSQFPTPIAPYSAGARAGNTVYVSGVLALGEGGAVLHVGDAAAQTRHILDVIKITLEAGGATLEDVAMNHIFLKDLADYAAFNAVYAEYFPGAKPARYCIRCDLVKPDCLVEIASVAHIS
- the rutD gene encoding pyrimidine utilization protein D, whose amino-acid sequence is MPEAAGLYYETQGFIDAPPLILSSGMGGSASYWRPNIAALTEHFHVIAYDHRGTGRSDRTVTPRIESIGDDMLALMDALNIPSASIMGHAIGGMGGLALALDAPARVDRLVVVNGWGQPDPYTARCFDTRLSLLRHGGVRDYVHAQPIFLYPPQWISDHHAELEEEEAAHIAAFPAEMVEQRILEAVRFDVMERLAKLVVPTLLLASGDDGLVPPGCSQSLADAIPGARLETMKWGGHACNVTDPDTFNALILDFLRS